The DNA region TGAGCATGACCACCGGGCTGGTCCAGTCGGGGGTCGCGTCCGGAAGGAACAGACGGAACGCCAGAACGGTGTCGGAGGCGAGGAAGAACGCGCCGCCCCAGGTCACCAGCGGATGACAGCGGGATGCCGCGACCGCGGTTCCGCCCAGCACGAGCCCGTAGACGGCGACGGGGATGAGAAGGCCTCCGAGGTGCGGCCAGAGCACCGCGAGAAGCGCGATCCACCACAGGCCGTACACCGCAGCCCATGCCGGTACACGGCGCACCGGAATCAGCCGCCAGAACAGCCAGATGTAGCAGAGGTGCGCGAGGCCGAAGAAGAGGAGCATCATCGGCACGGTCGGCGCGGCGGCGAAGAAGGTTCCTGCGCCGTCGCCGAGCCACGAGAAGGCGATCGCCGCGAAGAGCAGTGTGTAGGGCAGACCCCAGCGCGACCCGCGGCCTCCCCAGAGCGCCGCCGCCGCCAGCAGCGGCATCAGCAGGAGCTTCGTCGGACCGGCCAGCGCCGGGACGCCGGCGGCGAGCGCGCCGACATGGACGGCGGACACCAGGCCGAACGGTACGAATCCGATCCAGAGCCGGTTCATTGTTCTCCTCATCGAGCGGGCGGGCCCCATAATCGTCGCATGACCGACGCGCTCAGCAGGATCGGCCTTCGGCGCATGACGGGGCGTGATCCTGGCCAGCCGGGTCGCGTGGCCACCCCGCTCGAGCTGCTGTTCGACCTGGTGTTCGTCGTGGCGGTCTCACAGGCGTCGCAGAACCTGCACCACCTCATCCGCGACGGCCATGTCGGTCAGGGCGTGCTGGCCTACCTGATGGTGTTCTTCGCGATCTGGTGGGCGTGGATGAACTTCACCTGGTTCGCGTCGGCGTTCGACACGGACGACTGGCTCTACCGCGTCATGACGATCGTGCAGATGGCCGGGGTGCTCGTGCTCGCGGCCGGGGTGCACACCGCAATGGTCGAATTGGACTACCTGACGGTCACGTGGGGCTACGTGCTGATGCGACTGGCCATGGTGGGGCAGTGGCTGCGCGCCGCGGCATCCGACCCCGAATCCCGACCCACAGCGCTGCGGTTCGCCGTGGGGATCACGATCGTTCAGGTGCTCTGGATCGGACGCATCTACCTGCTCGATGAGGGCGCTCAGCTCTGGTCCTTCTTCGTGCTCGTCGCGGCCGAGTTCCTCGTGCCGGTGTGGGCGGAATCCCACCGGCGGACCAGCTGGCATCCGGTCCACATCGCCGAGCGTTTCGGGCTGTTCACCCTGCTGCTGCTCGGAGAGAGCCTGCTGGCCTCGGCCAACGCCATGATCGATGCGCTCGCCGGTGGCGAGCGCATCCCGCAGCTGCTCGCGCTTGCGGCATCCGGGGTCGTCGTCACCGCCGGGATGTGGTGGTTGTACTTCGCCCGAGAGCAGCACGGGCGGCTGCGCAGCCTGCGCGCCGGCTTCGCATTCGGGTATCTGCACTACCTGATCTTCGCGGCGGCGGGCGCGGTCTCCTCAGGCGTGGAGGTCGAGATCGATGAGATCACCGGCCACACCGAGATCGCCCATGCCACCGCCGGACTTGCACTCACGCTTCCCATCGCGCTGTTCGTGGTCAGCGCCTGGGCGATCCTCCTGCGACCGACGCTGGCGGGCGGCGCGTCCGCCGCGATCGTCGTCGCGGCTTCCCTGATCGCCGCGAGCGGCCTTCTGCCGGTGGGGGAGTACGCGGTGTCCGCGTTGCTGCTGAGCGGCATCGTCGTGCTGTTGGAGGTCGCGGCGATCAAAGAGACGCGTCCGACCGAGCGAGCGCGAACGCGCTGACCAGTCGGCACCGGCGGTCGCGGTCAGCCGCTCAGGTCGAGCGACACGATGGTCCGGTCGGGCTTCGGGCGCGCGACCTCGCGGAAGCCTGCCCGCTGGAACCCCGACAGGATGCCGTGGTACAGCTCGTTGGGGCGGTGCGTGGCCGCGGTCGTGTCGAGGGGGTACGCCTCGATCGATCGGGCACCCTGACTGCGGGCGAAGTCGATCGCGGCCGAGAGCAGCTTGCCGGTCAGGCCCCGACCGCGATACTCGCGTCGAACGACGAAGCAGCTGATCGCCCAGACGCCGAGGTCATCCAGCGGCACGTCGGTGTTCGCCGCGATCGCCCGTGTCCGCAGCAGACGGATCTGCGCGGCCCGCGGCCCCACCCGCACCCAGCCCGCAGCCTCGTCATCGACATAGGCGATCAGCGCGGGCGGAGCGGCGTCCCGATGGAGCTCTTCGCGGAGCAGCTCCCGCCGCTCGCTCTGGGTCGTATTGTCGAACTGCGCGCTCGTGATCATCCACCACTGACACTGACAGGCGCGGCCGTCGCCGCCCCCGGACAGGGCATACTCGGCATCGTCGAAGCGGTCGGGGGTCGCGGGGGAGATGACGATCTCGGCCATCATCCGACGGTAGCGACCGGGACCGACACGGGGAAGGGCAGGTTCGGGATGTCGGCTGCTCGGATGCCGGTCGTTCGCGGCGCTCGCGGGGAGCGGGTAGGATAGGGGAGTTGTCCGCGTGCGGGCATCGGGATGTGGCGCAGCTTGGTAGCGCACCTGACTGGGGGTCAGGGGGTCGCAGGTTCAAATCCTGTCATCCCGACTGGATAGTCCCGGGAACCTAAGGGTTCCCGGGACTTCTTAGTTGGTGAGATGTGACCACGTCATCGCAATGCCATCGAATTGACCGCTCCAGCGCCCTCTCCCGGCGCAGAGCCTCGAGGGACTCGACTTCGCTCCGGTTGTCTCCGAACGGTGGGGCGACGAAGTGCGCACCTGCTTGGCATGGATGCGGTAGACAGCCTCACGCTCGGCTCTGGGGGTTGGAGCGACACTCCTCAATGTCAACGAACTCGCGGCGTATCTCCGCGTCCCAGTGTCGACCATCTACGAGTGGCGGACGAAGGGACAGGCGCCCCCGCACGCCATTACGGCACCAGCGGAACATGCCGACGAACATCCTGATCCGCGCTACGCACACTCGCCGCGGCCTCAAGTGGGGCGTACCCGCGATGCTTCTCGCGGTCGTCTACATTGTGACCGCCGCCGCACTCGCGCAGTGGGTCGCTGGCGGTGCGGCGGAATGGATCAACCTGCTCGTGCTGCAGTGCCCGTGGAACGCACCCAAAGTTCGCGGTCAACGGGCCGGTGACGGTCGTGCGAATGCTGCGTGTGCGGGGGAGGGAACGGGCGTACTGGGCGAGCGGTGCCGAGGCGCGACCCGCGGATGCTGTGCCGATCACAGAGCCGCGCTGACGTGGGTTCGTTTCAGGGGCGCTGATCGGGCATACCTGCGAGCGGGTCCAAAGAGCATCAGAGTTGCCTCGCGGCCAACCCCTTGCGCTCTGGACTTAACCGATGCGTGGAACGCCCCGAGGAGGACCGGCTTGCGGGCCGCGTCCGCGGGTGGGTCGAGTTGCTCCAGGCGAGGACTGCGAAGGACAGCTCATCCGTAGACGAGGTAATTGCCGGGCTTGCCCGGCTCACGCAGCTCGAAGTTCACCTGCAGTCCCGCAAGCTCGAGCAGTTGGACCTGTCGCTCGAACTGTTCGTTGGTAACGAACACGCTCCGCGCGAGCGACCAGTCCTCATCCATCCACGACCTGATCGCGGCAAGAAGTCGGACATCCATATCTGAGGAGATCCGCGACTCGCGGACCCAGAAGTAGACGACAGCGTCGATCTCCGCCCATTGGGCGCCCTCGAGCACGGAAGTCACTGCGGCTTTCGTGAGGAACGTCGCGGTTGTCGGGAAGATGTAGACGCAACCGAGGCACTCGGTGCCGCCCGGGTCGAGCACGGTGTAGGTGAATGCACGCCGGTCTACGTGTCGTCGCTCGAGATCCGCGAGGTCTTGGCGATTCGCCTCGATAGTGAAATCGTCGGCTGGCCAGGAAGACTGCTCCCACACGCGCAGATCAACCCGCGTCTCCATAACGGCTTCAAAATCACGCGCCGCGTCCGTAGCCAGGATGGGCCGCAGGGAGAACTCGCCGGTCTTCAGCTCGCCCGGAATGCTGCGCTCCGGATCACCCAACGACAGGCGTTCACCCTTCACGGTCGCCGGTTCCGTCGTTACCCCGCTGGTGGATGGGTTCGCCGCTGGCGTCCGCGACCGAGGTCTCCCGTCCTTGCGTCGTGACATGCGTCAATTCTCACCCCAACATCGGTCAGGGGGCGTGCAACTCGTTCAACCGCCCGCTCACCGACCCATCCGGCGGTGACCCACTCGACGTCGTCGATCGTGCGCAACGGCCCGGATCGGAAGGGTGAGCCGTCGCGGATCGCTTCGTTCTTGAACAGCCCGATCGACGGAGGCGCGCCGTTTGTGGCCGGGCACGGCACCGCGGCGGACGGACGGGTCTCGTCGTGGGGACAGCATGCTCTGCGTCTTTCTTTCTGTGACTGCTCGGGCGAGCAGCCGCAAAGAAAGAAGAACCTATGTTGCCGGAATCGGGTCAAGCGTCGTCGGCGACCGCGCAGGTTTCTCCAGCATCGTGAGGATCGTCACCCCCGCGCGTCGAGGCGGAGGTCTCGGAGCTGCCTGCGCGAGGTGATGCCGAGCTTGCGAAAGATGTTTCGCAGGTGGGCCTCGATCGTGCGCGGGCTCAAGAACAGCTGCGTGCCCACCTCTCGTGATGTCGCACCGGCCGCCACCAGCCGAGCGATCTGCAGTTCTTGCGCCGTGAGGCCGTCGCTCTGCGCGGCGGAGCGCTGTCTCGCGCGCTCACCGGTGGCGTGCAGTTCGCGCGCGGCCCGTTGGGCGAAGGCAGCGGCGCCCATCTCCGACAGCGACTCATAGGCACTGCGCAGGGCTTGGCGTGCGTCGTGACGGCGTCCTTCGCGGCGCAGCCATTCGCCGTAGAGCAGATGGGCACGGGCCGTCTCGACGGCGATCTTGGAGGTGCTGAGCTGCCTGATGGCTTCGCGATACCCCTCCTCTGCGGCCGGTCCGCTGCTCGTCAGCGCGCGGGATCGCGCCTCCAGGCCTCGCGCCCAAGGCGTGTCGCTGGCTCTCACGCGCGCGCTGAGTCGTTCGAGCGCCCGCAGTGCGGTGTCTGTGTCACCGGTGCGAACGGATGCCTCGATCACTTCCGGCAGGCCCAGAGTGCTGAGCGAGAGTTCAGCCGACTCGCATGTCGCGGTTGCCGCATCAAGCGCGGTCGAGTACGCGCCGAGACCGTTGTGAAGAATGGCGCTCGCATAGTGCGCGAACGCGCTCTGCGCGCTCCCGACGAGGTTCCCGTCGGCCGTGAGGGCGAGGCTGTTCGACCGCTCGACCGTTGGGCGGTCACCACGCCAGGCCGCGAGCATGGCCCGGGCGTGGCGCAGCGGAGCGACGCCCATCGACTCGGTGAGTGACTCCGCCTCGGCGACGAGCTCGCCTGCCCGCGTGAGCTCGCCGCTGATCGTAAGGATGTTGGCGTGCAGGTTGAGCGCTCTCGGGAGCGCTGCCAGGGCCCCCGTGGTGCGAGCCGCGCGCACATTGCGGTCGGCGATCTCGTGCGCGCGCTCGTCGTCAAGGATGCCGACGGCGACGCGTCCGGCGACCCACAGCCACGGTTCGCTGCCCTCCTCGCGCACCGCCTCCGGGCGCGTCGCCGCCGTGATCGCATCGAGCGCCACACGCACGGCCGGAACCCCCGCCGTGTACCCGTGCACCACCGTCACGGCGAGTCCGTCAAGGAGCAGGTCGACCGGCCGAGGACGCTCGGCCCGGACCGCGGCGAGCGCTGTGCGAGCGATGTCCACGATGTCGGGGCTTCCACCGACGATCGCCGCGTCGAGCGCGTGCAGAGTGGTCTCGCGTGACAGCAGCGGGTCGAATGGTGCCAGGGTCGCCGCGGCGTCGAGCAGCATCTGCGGCACGTCCGTTCCGCGCGTGCGGTGGAAGGCGATCTGGGCACGAAGAAGTGCGGCGCGTGCGCGTTGAAGCGGGTCGGGTGCGCCACGTTCTGCGATCGCAAGCAGCTCCACGGCCGTCTCGGACTCCCCCGCCGTGTGCAGCGCGTGCGCCGCGTCGAGGGCGCGACGGGTCTGGTCGGCGACGCCCGGGGTGAGTTCTGCCGACCGCCGCAGGAACGCGCCGGCCGCGGCGTACCCGCCGCGAGAGCGCGCCCGCCCGGCCAAGCGCTCCAACTCTGCGGCGACCGCTTCGTCGGCCCCACTCACGGCGTGAGCGCGGTGCCACGCGCGCCGGTCGGGATCATGCGCTGCATCGATGACGGCCGCCAATGCGCCGTGGACGCGGCGGCGATTCGGTGCGTCGGCCGACCGGTACACGACCGAGCGCACGAGTGGGTGGCGAAACCGCACCTTCGTTCCCAGGTCGATCAATCCGGCCATCTCCGCCGGCGCGGAGGATTCCGCCGAGACGCCGAGCTCTGCGGCGACGCGGTGCAGCAGCTCGGGATCGCCGGTGGGATCGGCTGCCGCCGCGAGCAGCAGGAGCTGCGTCGCCGCGGGGAGTTCGCGGTAGCGGCTCAGAAACCCGCGTTCGACCCGTTCCTGGACATCCGGCAGGTGCGGGAGGTCGAAGCCGCCCGCGAGCCGTGCCGCCGGAACGTGTGCCGGCAGTTCCAGGAGGGCGAGAGGGTTGCCGCGCGCTTCGGCGATGATCAGCTCGCGCACGGCCTCGTCGACGGGCGCTCGGAACGCGGTGCTCAGCAATGTCCGCGCGGCGGTGTGGTCGAGTCCGGTCAGCTGCAACTCCGGGAGGTGCGAGAAGGCGCCCGGTTGGCCT from Microbacterium sp. zg-B185 includes:
- a CDS encoding lysoplasmalogenase; translated protein: MNRLWIGFVPFGLVSAVHVGALAAGVPALAGPTKLLLMPLLAAAALWGGRGSRWGLPYTLLFAAIAFSWLGDGAGTFFAAAPTVPMMLLFFGLAHLCYIWLFWRLIPVRRVPAWAAVYGLWWIALLAVLWPHLGGLLIPVAVYGLVLGGTAVAASRCHPLVTWGGAFFLASDTVLAFRLFLPDATPDWTSPVVMLTYCAGQGLIAGGVVVADRLVGTAARRERAGTAG
- a CDS encoding low temperature requirement protein A; translation: MTDALSRIGLRRMTGRDPGQPGRVATPLELLFDLVFVVAVSQASQNLHHLIRDGHVGQGVLAYLMVFFAIWWAWMNFTWFASAFDTDDWLYRVMTIVQMAGVLVLAAGVHTAMVELDYLTVTWGYVLMRLAMVGQWLRAAASDPESRPTALRFAVGITIVQVLWIGRIYLLDEGAQLWSFFVLVAAEFLVPVWAESHRRTSWHPVHIAERFGLFTLLLLGESLLASANAMIDALAGGERIPQLLALAASGVVVTAGMWWLYFAREQHGRLRSLRAGFAFGYLHYLIFAAAGAVSSGVEVEIDEITGHTEIAHATAGLALTLPIALFVVSAWAILLRPTLAGGASAAIVVAASLIAASGLLPVGEYAVSALLLSGIVVLLEVAAIKETRPTERARTR
- a CDS encoding GNAT family N-acetyltransferase, translated to MAEIVISPATPDRFDDAEYALSGGGDGRACQCQWWMITSAQFDNTTQSERRELLREELHRDAAPPALIAYVDDEAAGWVRVGPRAAQIRLLRTRAIAANTDVPLDDLGVWAISCFVVRREYRGRGLTGKLLSAAIDFARSQGARSIEAYPLDTTAATHRPNELYHGILSGFQRAGFREVARPKPDRTIVSLDLSG
- a CDS encoding helix-turn-helix domain-containing protein gives rise to the protein MGVGATLLNVNELAAYLRVPVSTIYEWRTKGQAPPHAITAPAEHADEHPDPRYAHSPRPQVGRTRDASRGRLHCDRRRTRAVGRWRCGGMDQPARAAVPVERTQSSRSTGR
- a CDS encoding N-acetyltransferase, with the protein product MKGERLSLGDPERSIPGELKTGEFSLRPILATDAARDFEAVMETRVDLRVWEQSSWPADDFTIEANRQDLADLERRHVDRRAFTYTVLDPGGTECLGCVYIFPTTATFLTKAAVTSVLEGAQWAEIDAVVYFWVRESRISSDMDVRLLAAIRSWMDEDWSLARSVFVTNEQFERQVQLLELAGLQVNFELREPGKPGNYLVYG
- a CDS encoding LuxR family transcriptional regulator, whose protein sequence is MVSQLLGRERERHIVEQLLVAVQAGRSRALVVRGAAGIGKTALLEHLRDAAIASRFRVETSTGVEAEMQFAFAGLHQYCAPFLDRLAALPEPQQRALGTALGSRNGPAPDKFLIGLATLNLVAEAAEHGPLLCVVDDVQWLDEASAEIIAFVARRIDAERLAIVFGLRNADGGGQPGAFSHLPELQLTGLDHTAARTLLSTAFRAPVDEAVRELIIAEARGNPLALLELPAHVPAARLAGGFDLPHLPDVQERVERGFLSRYRELPAATQLLLLAAAADPTGDPELLHRVAAELGVSAESSAPAEMAGLIDLGTKVRFRHPLVRSVVYRSADAPNRRRVHGALAAVIDAAHDPDRRAWHRAHAVSGADEAVAAELERLAGRARSRGGYAAAGAFLRRSAELTPGVADQTRRALDAAHALHTAGESETAVELLAIAERGAPDPLQRARAALLRAQIAFHRTRGTDVPQMLLDAAATLAPFDPLLSRETTLHALDAAIVGGSPDIVDIARTALAAVRAERPRPVDLLLDGLAVTVVHGYTAGVPAVRVALDAITAATRPEAVREEGSEPWLWVAGRVAVGILDDERAHEIADRNVRAARTTGALAALPRALNLHANILTISGELTRAGELVAEAESLTESMGVAPLRHARAMLAAWRGDRPTVERSNSLALTADGNLVGSAQSAFAHYASAILHNGLGAYSTALDAATATCESAELSLSTLGLPEVIEASVRTGDTDTALRALERLSARVRASDTPWARGLEARSRALTSSGPAAEEGYREAIRQLSTSKIAVETARAHLLYGEWLRREGRRHDARQALRSAYESLSEMGAAAFAQRAARELHATGERARQRSAAQSDGLTAQELQIARLVAAGATSREVGTQLFLSPRTIEAHLRNIFRKLGITSRRQLRDLRLDARG